The DNA sequence AGAGATAGTTATTTACTCTATACGCAATTACAGGATTTATGTATGTGGTTCTTATTTCAGCAAAGGTGTTTATATATCTGCCAACCCAACCTTTTGGCCATTCAGTAGATAGACCGAAGGGAGAAAACATGCCCACACCGAAAGAAAGGTCGTCTTTAGTGTATTTAATGTAAAGGTTAGGGAGATGATGTGTTTTAGGCCTTGCACTAACCCTTTTCCCTGTGAGAAGGTCGTCGAAGTGCGTGTCCGGTATGATTATTGTGTCTCCCATCGAAATACCGAAGCCTTTCTGATAGACAAGCAGGGCAGGATTGTAAAATATAGCAGATGGATTGTCTATGGAAGAAGCTGCGGCCATCCCCATTCCATTTGCCTTGGTATCCTGGTTATATATGAGAAACGCAGCCCCAAAGGTATTTGAAGGGAGAAAGATGAGCAAGAGGAAAAGTATTTTTCTCATCTCTATACGTTTTGGTTCTTGTTTAGTTTCAATATGTTACCTTAATTAACCCCTGCCATAATAAGTCTAAATAACATTATGGCCTGAAAAAGACAATATATAAAAATTTTTATGTAGCCATTTTATTTTATATTTAATAAAATTAGTCTCTGAGAGGTTTTAATGATATATAAGGTCGCACTGAATCCATCTCTGAATAAAACTATAGAGGTGGAAGAGCTTATATATGATGAACTAAACAAAACTATAGAAGAAAGGGTATATGCTGGCGGCAAAGGGTTTGATGTTTCAAGGATAATGAAAGAGCTTGATGGACAGACTTTATTAAGTACATCAGGGTCCGAAGTGAACTCCCTTGAAGTTGCTACTTTTTATAATAAAATAAAAGAGATACCAATGAATAGCAAGGTGGTGATTAGTGGAAACACCCCCATGAGGTATAAATGAAATCTTTTTCGCTCAACTTATTATGCACTAAAGAATGATGTAAAAATTATAAAAAAGGATGTAGTTATTAAAAAACTTTGATTTATTTATTTTAAATGATATATTATATTGATTTGAATAGGGTATAATATTTATTCAACAAAGAAAGGAGGTGAAAGTACATGAAGAAACTCGTAGTGTTATTTATTGCTATTGCCTTTTTTGCAAGTTTTACATTAATGGGCTGTGGTCCATCGCCGGAGCCACCAAAACCAGCACCAGCTCCAGAGAAGGCAGCACCAGCTCCAGCACCAGCTCCAGAGAAGGCAGCACCAGCTCCAGAGAAGGCAGCACCAGCTCCAGTAAAAAAATAGTTTTTAATAATAAGGGTATATCCTGATCGGGATATGCCCTAAACCATGAAGGAAGGGGTGGATCATGAAAATAAAATCATTTGGCTTTGTACTATTGATTATTGCAATAGGAATATCTTTAAGCGGATGTGGATGTTTTATGCAAGCAATGAAAGGTGAAACTGCTCCGCCAGCAGCACCAGGGGCAAAGGTTGTTGCCCCTGAAGCGAAAAAAGAGATCCCCGTTCAGGAAGTTGCTAAAGTAGGCGTTGTGCTTAAGGATGTTAATTTTGATTTTGATAAATACAACATAAGGCCCGGGGATGCAGAAATATTGAAACAGAACCTTGACTGGTTTAAGGCAAGTGCGAATAAAAAGGTGAGAATTGAAGGGAATTGTGATGAGAGAGGTACAGTTGAGTACAACCTCGTCCTTGGCCAAAAAAGAGCAGATTCTACCAAGGGTTATCTTATAAACCTTGGAGTAGATGGAAAGCTCCTCGGGACAATAAGCTATGGAAAAGAGAAACCTGTCGATCCAGGGCACAACGAGGCAGCATGGGCAAAAAATAGAAGGGCTCATTTCTTGCCACTTCAGTAAATTGTTGCGAGATGCGGAGGGTATACCATCTACCCTCCCTTTTATTAATAACGCAGAAGAATTATCAAGGTTCATTGATGTAGATAGAAGATTAAAAGAGGAAATAGAACAGGCTTCTCAACATTACCCGTTTAGAATTCCGGGGTTTTATTTAGACCTTATTGAAAAAGATAACCCTTTCTGTCCTTTAAGAAGGCAGGCAATCCCGTCTGTCGAAGAACTGGCGGATAAAGGGAAAATAGACCCTCTCAACGAAAAAGAAGTCTCTGTAACACCATCTTTTATAAAAAGGTATCCTGACAGAGGTGTTTTTTTAGCAACCTCACAATGTGCTATGTATTGCAGGTTTTGCAATAGAAGAAGGTTTGTAGGGAAGAGATGGGACCCAAAGTTATTCTGGGAGGAGACCTTTGAATATCTGGAAAAGGATAGCAAAATAAATGAGGTGATTGTTTCAGGTGGTGACCCTTTTATGCTTTTGCCCGATGAACTGGATTATCTCCTATCAAGGTTGAAGAGTATTAGGAGAATAAAGGTAATAAGAATCAGCACAAGAATTCCAGTAGTCTATCCAGAAGGCTTAAAATTGGGTCATTTAACGGTTTTAGGGAAAAACTCTCCTATATGGATTATCATTCATATTAATCATCCGAAGGAGGTATCCCCTGAATTTATTGAAGCTGTAAAAAAATTGAGGAAAATGGAGAACATTATTATTAGTCAAACCGTACTGTTAAGGCAGGTGAATGATTGCCCCTATATTCTTCTAAAATTGTTTGAAAAGCTTATTCATTGTGGTATTAAGCCTTACT is a window from the Pseudomonadota bacterium genome containing:
- a CDS encoding outer membrane protein transport protein; protein product: MRKILFLLLIFLPSNTFGAAFLIYNQDTKANGMGMAAASSIDNPSAIFYNPALLVYQKGFGISMGDTIIIPDTHFDDLLTGKRVSARPKTHHLPNLYIKYTKDDLSFGVGMFSPFGLSTEWPKGWVGRYINTFAEIRTTYINPVIAYRVNNYL
- a CDS encoding OmpA family protein, encoding MKIKSFGFVLLIIAIGISLSGCGCFMQAMKGETAPPAAPGAKVVAPEAKKEIPVQEVAKVGVVLKDVNFDFDKYNIRPGDAEILKQNLDWFKASANKKVRIEGNCDERGTVEYNLVLGQKRADSTKGYLINLGVDGKLLGTISYGKEKPVDPGHNEAAWAKNRRAHFLPLQ
- a CDS encoding KamA family radical SAM protein, translated to MEKRNLSIQGTTRQHGQKIEGLISCHFSKLLRDAEGIPSTLPFINNAEELSRFIDVDRRLKEEIEQASQHYPFRIPGFYLDLIEKDNPFCPLRRQAIPSVEELADKGKIDPLNEKEVSVTPSFIKRYPDRGVFLATSQCAMYCRFCNRRRFVGKRWDPKLFWEETFEYLEKDSKINEVIVSGGDPFMLLPDELDYLLSRLKSIRRIKVIRISTRIPVVYPEGLKLGHLTVLGKNSPIWIIIHINHPKEVSPEFIEAVKKLRKMENIIISQTVLLRQVNDCPYILLKLFEKLIHCGIKPYYLFQLDEVRGAMHFKVRLEKGMEIMKILRRNASGLAVPQYVLDIPGGFGKVPVDYVYVKGKDGNKVYVENLSGHVNTYLDNGKKSKCLKCGLCDSNT